Proteins from one Bombyx mori chromosome 25, ASM3026992v2 genomic window:
- the LOC101746097 gene encoding gastrula zinc finger protein XlCGF57.1, producing the protein MPRKGKRVGRPPGSKNKKLKSSNTDQPTDIKQEVNSGQVYVCTICKKSCDEDEWESHVEICRMSSNNKQPYCCKECGKKFKFKKSHLQHIEMNHSTLPNSVACTKCKVRCPNETVLKEHIETIHERALYVCPECNKEFVRRSHVTRHMTQSGCHGRQLNLYPCEICKSKFTRKDNLIVHLRTQHIHKSEKYFFCKSCTFETKNFSRLVNHWHLKHSGTPNYYECYHCGKSTSSRAAMAKHLEIHGEKNYTCEVCGYATYTVEVMRRHILTHVTDKPHKCKHCNRSYIQKSQLQRHLDKHNTQKMCLKCGETFSRTCQLLDHKNVHKGNSKFACRFQDCQFSKKPFLSEAQLQKHVKVHLEDRPYECEVCGKRFAVELHMRRHLSTHTLERPRRCMYCVSARAYVRGEKLVKHVRVHHPTVFSAHLKHVRTVLGIEANTVRVKKSELECILNMLDAESDRIMDGYGGTGVLYGGMQEQKDVNENSDENISTQNDNGPLMTEEELLDNLGKMLFKLIDSDTLECFGWPDEPVDVVLEKVIEHCGAKPADRTMWTRMQRLRENTKHLFLYVIDDKNIARMLDTHTIDQIVKHILAQVSDTDK; encoded by the exons ATGCCTCGTAAAGGTAAGAGAGTGGGTCGCCCCCCAGGGTCCAAGAATAAAAAACTCAAGTCAAGCAACACAGATCAACCAACAGATATCAAACAAGAAGTTAATTCTGGACAAGTTTATGTTTGTACAATATGTAAAAAGTCCTGTGACGAGGACGAATGGGAGAGTCACGTGGAAATCTGTCGTATGAGTTCAAATAATAAG CAACCATATTGCTGCAAAGAATGTGGGAAGAAATTTAAGTTCAAAAAGAGTCATCTTCAGCACATAGAAATGAACCACTCCACATTACCTAATAGTGTTGCTTGCACAAAATGTAAAGTACGGTGTCCAAATGAAACTGTTCTGAAGGAACACATAGAGACAATACATGAAAGAGCCTTATATGTATGTCCAGAATGCAATAAAGAGTTTGTAAGACGATCTCATGTAACTCGTCATATGACACAAAGTGGCTGTCATGGTCGTCAGTTAAATTTGTATCCTTGTGAA atttGCAAGTCAAAATTCACAAGGAAAGATAATCTGATCGTACATCTTAGAACTCAGCACATACATAAAAGTGAAAAATACTTTTTCTGCAAGTCATGTACTTTTGAAACTAAAAACTTTTCTAGACTAGTAAATCATTGGCATTTAAAACATTCAG ggaCACCAAATTATTATGAATGCTATCATTGCGGTAAATCTACCAGTTCCCGAGCAGCCATGGCCAAACATTTAGAAATACATGGAGAGAAAAACTACACCTGTGAAGTG TGTGGCTATGCTACATACACGGTAGAAGTAATGCGGCGTCACATCTTGACTCACGTTACGGATAAACCTCACAAATGCAAGCATTGTAACAGGTCGTACATACAGAAATCGCAGCTCCAGCGACATCTAGACAAGCACAATACGCAGAAAATGTGCCTTAAATGTGGAGAAACTTTCTCGAGAACATGCCA ATTGTTAGACCACAAAAACGTACACAAAGGAAATAGCAAATTCGCGTGTCGTTTCCAAGATTGCCAGTTCTCTAAAAAACCATTTTTAAGTGAGGCTCAATTGCAGAAACACGTAAAAGTGCACCTCGAAGATAGAC CATACGAGTGCGAAGTGTGCGGCAAGCGGTTCGCGGTGGAGCTGCACATGCGGCGGCACCTGTCCACGCACACACTGGAGCGGCCGCGGCGCTGCATGTACTGCGTGTCGGCGCGCGCCTACGTGCGAGGCGAGAAGCTCGTAAAGCACGTGCGCGTGCATCACCCCACCGTGTTCAGTGCGCACCTCAAGCACGTGCGCACGGTGCTC GGTATCGAAGCGAATACGGTGAGAGTGAAGAAGTCGGAACTAGAGTGTATATTGAACATGTTGGACGCGGAGTCGGATCGGATCATGGACGGCTACGGGGGGACCGGCGTGTTGTACGGCGGCATGCAGGAACAAAAAGATGTCAACGAAAACAGTGACGAAAACATCTCT ACGCAAAACGATAATGGACCTTTGATGACAGAAGAGGAGCTTTTGGACAACTTAGGGAAAATGCTGTTCAAACTGATTGATTCAGACACACTCGAGTGTTTCGGTTGGCCCGACGAGCCAGTTGATGTG gtGTTAGAGAAAGTGATCGAGCACTGCGGAGCTAAACCAGCGGATCGCACGATGTGGACGCGCATGCAACGGCTCCGAGAGAACACGAAGCATCTCTTCCTGTACGTGATAGACGACAAGAACATCGCCCGCATGCTGGACACGCACACCATAGACCAGATCGTCAAACATATACTCGCCCAAGTCAGCGACACCGACAAATGA
- the LOC101739534 gene encoding DNA-directed RNA polymerases I and III subunit RPAC1 isoform X1 gives MPKFDEKPRVFLEEFRVKNAPEDYGLDDETWDFKKFVKKFKIVVVRMDNFEMEFDLIGIQPAFANAFRRLMLSEVPSMAIEKVMIKNNTSIIQDEVLAHRLGLIPLKADPRLFEYKSEEDTEGTEFNTLEFSLKVKCTNSKSQPKDSYRAEDLYENHSIYSSHMKWHPIGNQATVYKEADVGPVHKDILISKMRPGHEIDLQMIAVKGIGKDHAKFSPVATATYRLLPEVTLTREVCDSEATLLQSCFSPGVIGIDSKNRAYVKDARYDACSRNVYRYDTIKDSAILSRVRDHFIFNVESVGAIPPQIIFVEAVKILRDKCRSFLDELNKFS, from the exons atgccTAAATTCGATGAAAAACCCCGAGTTTTTCTTGAAGAATTCCGTGTTAAG AATGCACCCGAAGATTACGGATTAGACGATGAAACATGGGACTTCAAAAAGTTTGTGAAGAAGTTTAAGATAGTTGTAGTACGAATGGACAATTTCGAAATGGAATTTGACTTGATTGGGATCCAGCCAGCATTTGCGAACGCATTCCGGAGACTCATGTTAAGTGAAGTTCCTAGTATGGCTATTGAAAAAGTAATGATCAAGAACAACACTTCTATAATACAGGATGAAGTTTTAGCACACAGATTAGGATTGATTCCTCTCAAAGCTGATCCAAGATTGTTTGAATATAAATCTGAAG aagACACGGAAGGAACAGAATTCAACACTTTAGAATTTTCACTAAAAGTAAAATGTACCAATAGCAAGTCACAACCAAAAGATTCATATAGAGCTGAAGATTTGTATGAAAATCATAGTA TTTATTCATCCCATATGAAGTGGCATCCAATTGGCAACCAAGCTACAGTTTATAAAGAAGCTGATGTGGGTCCTGTACATAAGGATATTCTTATATCAAAAATGAGACCTGGCCATGAAATAGACCTTCAAATGATTGCCGTGAAGGGCATAGGAAAGGATCATGCAAAATTTTCACCTGTTG CAACAGCTACATACAGATTGCTGCCAGAGGTAACACTGACTCGTGAAGTTTGTGACAGTGAAGCCACACTGTTGCAGAGTTGTTTCTCACCaggtgttattggtattgactCTAAAAACCGAGCATATGTGAAAGATGCAAGATATGATGCATGTAGTCGTAATGTTTATAGATATGACACAATCAAAGATTCAGCAATCCTAAGTAGAGTTCGGGATCATTTCATAT TTAATGTGGAATCAGTTGGAGCAATTCCACCTCAGATAATTTTTGTAGAGGCAGTAAAAATTTTAAGAGATAAATGTAGATCTTTTTTggatgaattaaataaatttagttaa
- the LOC101739256 gene encoding TRAF3-interacting protein 1, which produces MEKEIDPQIIKETQTSLGKYVKRPPLSEKLLKKPPFRFLHDIITSVLKTTGFFEGLFEKDELTSENVKDRESKIQFLNKVISVIHYTTGKPINIKPSKIVAGQEAEKTNELLQCLAQALDNNLSSVEAVKKYKENASQNTVLIKETRSKESIPKKNSTKNLISKSSDNLSNLKNEAKEKSSSKKEKVENQPKHENIAKNEPQNKTKQAKGNPKKIVPQGKKKSTESHVQITEKVKTQRALPDPQEIKTQEKIELNEETQWKIDNKTDNSDSNTNDDLNQSSNIETPGAQDQLSTSYAINEQDLNSSSSSQNLMGENVNEISIDTNSKKLHTNEHLSYPDTPTTDNIIKDLNVNKVSQEPLLINTKLKIENDQSETGNNFAVKPAEYSTPSVVQRPASVRPSSSRPGAPRPREKLETIISENENLILGKVNIIAEHVQNDEEEDNSIIIAEQHNSSMTQDISGDLQSLNDHGHLVQQIIDAQRELSKISGKTEIEWESGIQKARETQHQEIEQLKFNIQALSRVANPLGKVLDHLQEDVEVMRQELNQWTNMYEEITKETHKQKLCNEESLIPLRTKLKQLDLEIQEKQDKVNDLKVIIHKNSSRIEKLLATGNVQ; this is translated from the exons ATGGAAAAAGAAATAGATCCACAGATCATAAAAGAAACTCAAACATCTCTCGGAAAATATGTGAAGAGGCCGCCTTTAAGTGAAAAATTACTGAAGAAGCCTCCCTTTAGATTTCTACATGATATTATTACTAGC GTTTTAAAAACAACTGGATTTTTCGAAGGTTTATTTGAAAAGGACGAGTTAACTTCTGAGAATGTTAAAGATAGAGAGAgtaaaatacagtttttaaataaagtcaTTTCAGTTATAC ATTATACAACAGGAAAACCTATCAATATTAAGCCTTCAAAGATAGTAGCAGGTCAAGAGGCAGAGAAAACGAATGAACTCTTACAATGTTTGGCACAAGCTCTAGACAACAATTTATCGTCAGTAGAAGCagtgaaaaaatataaagaaaatgcATCACAAAATACTGTGCTTATAAAAGAAACGAGATCTAAAGAATCGATTCCTAAGAAAAACAGTACAAAAAACTTAATTTCTAAGAGCAGCGATAATTTATCGAACCTAAAAAACGAAGCAAAAGAAAAATCTTcatctaaaaaagaaaaagttgaGAACCAACCCAAGCATGAAAATATTGCTAAGAATGAGCCGcaaaacaaaacgaaacaaGCAAAAGGGaatccaaaaaaaattgtaccgcaaggtaaaaaaaaatctacggaATCACATGTACAAATAACGGAAAAAGTTAAGACACAAAGAGCTTTACCCGACCCTCAAGAAATTAAAACCCAAGAAAAAATTGAACTCAAtgaagaaactcagtggaaaaTAGACAACAAAACTGATAATTCGGATTCAAACACAAACGATGATTTAAATCAAAGCAGTAATATTGAGACACCAGGAGCACAAGACCAATTGAGCACTTCTTACGCTATAAATGAGCAAGATCTGAATTCATCATCATCCTCACAAAATTTAATGGGCGAAAATGTTAATGAAATCAGCATAGATACAAActcaaaaaaattacatacaaacGAACATCTATCGTATCCAGATACACCAACTacagataatattattaaggatttaaatgtaaataaagtttCACAAGAGCCTTTGCTtattaacacaaaattaaaaatcgaAAACGATCAATCAGAAACAGGAAATAATTTCGCTGTAAAGCCAGCTGAATATTCTACACCCTCCGTGGTTCAGAGACCAGCTAGTGTAAGACCATCTTCTTCGAGGCCTGGAGCACCACGACCAAGAGAAAAATTAGAAACCATAATTTCTGAAAACGAGAATCTAATTTTAGGGAAAGTTAATATTATTGCAGAACACGTGCAAAACGACGAG GAGGAAGACAACTCTATCATAATCGCGGAGCAACACAATAGTTCAATGACCCAAGATATATCCGGAGACTTACAATCGCTGAATGACCACGGTCATTTAGTGCAACAAATAATCGATGCGCAGAGAGAACTAAGCAAGATTTCGGGAAAAACTGAAATT GAATGGGAGTCTGGAATCCAAAAAGCCAGAGAAACACAACATCAAGAAATTGAACAACTAAAATTCAATATTCAGGCTTTATCGCGTGTGGCCAATCCTTTGGGAAAAGTACTCGATCATTTACAGGAAGACGTGGAAGTGATGCGACAAGAACTAAACCAATGGACAAACATGTACGAAGAAATCACTAAAGAGACGCACAAGCAAAAATT GTGTAATGAAGAGTCTCTTATACCTCTGCGTACAAAATTGAAGCAATTGGACTTAGAAATCCAAGAAAAACAAGATAAAGTAAACGACCTCAAAGTGATAATACACAAAAACTCGTCGAGAATTGAAAAATTGCTTGCTACCGGGAACGTgcaataa
- the LOC101739534 gene encoding DNA-directed RNA polymerases I and III subunit RPAC1 isoform X2, which yields MPKFDEKPRVFLEEFRVKNAPEDYGLDDETWDFKKFVKKFKIVVVRMDNFEMEFDLIGIQPAFANAFRRLMLSEVPSMAIEKVMIKNNTSIIQDEVLAHRLGLIPLKADPRLFEYKSEDTEGTEFNTLEFSLKVKCTNSKSQPKDSYRAEDLYENHSIYSSHMKWHPIGNQATVYKEADVGPVHKDILISKMRPGHEIDLQMIAVKGIGKDHAKFSPVATATYRLLPEVTLTREVCDSEATLLQSCFSPGVIGIDSKNRAYVKDARYDACSRNVYRYDTIKDSAILSRVRDHFIFNVESVGAIPPQIIFVEAVKILRDKCRSFLDELNKFS from the exons atgccTAAATTCGATGAAAAACCCCGAGTTTTTCTTGAAGAATTCCGTGTTAAG AATGCACCCGAAGATTACGGATTAGACGATGAAACATGGGACTTCAAAAAGTTTGTGAAGAAGTTTAAGATAGTTGTAGTACGAATGGACAATTTCGAAATGGAATTTGACTTGATTGGGATCCAGCCAGCATTTGCGAACGCATTCCGGAGACTCATGTTAAGTGAAGTTCCTAGTATGGCTATTGAAAAAGTAATGATCAAGAACAACACTTCTATAATACAGGATGAAGTTTTAGCACACAGATTAGGATTGATTCCTCTCAAAGCTGATCCAAGATTGTTTGAATATAAATCTGAAG ACACGGAAGGAACAGAATTCAACACTTTAGAATTTTCACTAAAAGTAAAATGTACCAATAGCAAGTCACAACCAAAAGATTCATATAGAGCTGAAGATTTGTATGAAAATCATAGTA TTTATTCATCCCATATGAAGTGGCATCCAATTGGCAACCAAGCTACAGTTTATAAAGAAGCTGATGTGGGTCCTGTACATAAGGATATTCTTATATCAAAAATGAGACCTGGCCATGAAATAGACCTTCAAATGATTGCCGTGAAGGGCATAGGAAAGGATCATGCAAAATTTTCACCTGTTG CAACAGCTACATACAGATTGCTGCCAGAGGTAACACTGACTCGTGAAGTTTGTGACAGTGAAGCCACACTGTTGCAGAGTTGTTTCTCACCaggtgttattggtattgactCTAAAAACCGAGCATATGTGAAAGATGCAAGATATGATGCATGTAGTCGTAATGTTTATAGATATGACACAATCAAAGATTCAGCAATCCTAAGTAGAGTTCGGGATCATTTCATAT TTAATGTGGAATCAGTTGGAGCAATTCCACCTCAGATAATTTTTGTAGAGGCAGTAAAAATTTTAAGAGATAAATGTAGATCTTTTTTggatgaattaaataaatttagttaa